A stretch of the Lactuca sativa cultivar Salinas chromosome 9, Lsat_Salinas_v11, whole genome shotgun sequence genome encodes the following:
- the LOC128128984 gene encoding protein TIC 214-like, giving the protein MILKSFLLGNLVSLCMKIINSVVVVGLYYGFLTTFSIGPSYLFLLRAHIMEEGEEGTEKKVSATTGFITGQLIMFISIYYAPLHLALGRPHTITVLALPYLLFHFFCNTHKHFFDYGSTNRNSMPFILLLDTNTNKE; this is encoded by the coding sequence ATGATTTTGAAATCTTTTCTACTAGGTAATCTAGTATCCTTATGCATGAAGATAATCAATTCGGTCGTTGTGGTCGGACTCTATTATGGATTTCTGACCACATTCTCCATAGGGCCCTCCTATCTCTTCCTTCTCCGAGCTCACATTatggaagaaggagaagaaggaaccGAGAAGAAGGTATCAGCAACAACTGGTTTTATTACGGGACAGCTCATAATGTTCATATCGATCTATTATGCGCCTCTGCATCTAGCACTGGGTAGACCTCATACAATAACTGTCCTAGCTCTACCGTATCTTTTGTTTCATTTCTTCTGCAATACTCACAAACACTTCTTTGATTATGGATCTACTAACAGAAATTCAATGCCATTTATATTGTTATTGGACACTAATACTaataaagaataa